The sequence ATTGTCGTTACGATACGGATCATGATACGACAATCATCCGAAGAATCCTCCGACATTGAACATGACAAAAAACCGCTCACTCGCCGCCAAATAGCGTGAGCGGTAACATCATCGTTCAAAAGGGTAAAGGCGACCTGAGACAGCTTTTGTCAAGCCTCCGAAAAGATTGTTTCGTATACGCGGTCGTTTCTGCCGATTCCGACATGAAAGTCTCCCGAAATTCATCGACGTTCAAGTTGCGTCGATTTCCGAACCATCCGGAGCAGCATACAGACCAACGACACAACCCCGACTTTCCTTGTCCGCGTAAAATCTTTTTCGCTTTTTCTCGACTGATGTTTTTAAGGTCTTCCGCGTGGATCATGCGGATTGCACGTTCCAGGAACGCCCTTGACGGCTTTGGACTTCACCTTGGTTTGCAGGCTCATCCGACTAACCCAGACTCGAATCGGGTTCGTGTATCTTGGGCCGAGCGTTTGTCTCCAGTTTCTTCCAGATTCTACCTCACGGCACACACCCTTTCTCTTGGCTAACGGTAGGCGCTCGCCAGCCCCCGTTCGGAACTTGCACCCTATAAATGACGCCCATGCTGGGCGGACAAAGCAAAACTCTTCCCGCGAACGACAAGAGTTTTGCTTTCTGTTCATTTTTTGGGCACCAGGGCAATCGGGCGAACAGGACTGCCGCTGCCGTCCGTAATCTTCAAAGGCGTCGCAATCACGATCGCCCCCCGTGCCGGCAATTTGTCGACATTGGTCAGCTGGGCCAGCCCGTAGCGGTTAGCCTCGTGCATGTAGTAATGGGTCGGAAATGGCGGATCGAAGGTGGCTGCTATTCCGGCATCCGTCCCGACTGTCTCGACCCCGACCCCCAACACGTTGCGCTCATAAGCCAGGAATTTGGACGCCTCAACCGAGATACCCGGCGTATGGGGCATCCCGTCTTCCCCAATGTTGAAGAACTTCTCCGGATTTTGACCATACTTGCCCCAGCCGGTGTACAAAATGAACCAGGCTCGCTCGGGGATTCGTCCGTGCTCTGCCTCGAAGGCGAGAATATCCTCAACGGAAAGCAGGAAGTCCGGATTCTCAGCGCACTGTCTGGTCACGTCTACTACACAGGCCTCGCCGATCATGTGTTCCACCGGCATGGTATCCACGCCGTTTTTCCCTTTTCCCGAAATCCAGTGTCTAGGTGCGTCAAAGTGGGTACCGACGTGTTCACCTGCAGTAAAGTCGTTCCAGTACCAGGCAGGACCTGCTTCGTCGTAGTCCGACAAGCGATGGTACGTAAACCCGCCCGTATTGGCATATGGTTCAGGCAGTCTAATGACTGGCGTCTGTTCATTCAAAGGTTGCGCCAGGTCTATCACTTCCACTCCTCCGCTTACGATCTGCGCGAGCAAATCCGTAAGCAATTCTTTGGTCGTCGCACTCATCTCACTTCCTCCTTTTAACCATTTTTACAAACTCGTCCGGTGACATTGACTCCTGCTGCCGGTCGATCTCCAGTTGCCGATACCACGCAGCCTTGCGTGTTTGCCGAAACTCCTGGTGAATCACCTCGCCCGCCTGGTTTTTCACGTATAGCGTGGTTAGCCCAGGCGAACCGCATCTTCCGCGCGAAACAGCTTTTCAAACAGCCAGACAAATGGCATCCTCCATGCGTGCGCCGTCGCCTCAATCTCCACTTGATACTTTGGTGTCATACACCTGTGTCCGCTGGCGCCATTCTCGTCCAGCTTGACAAAAGCCTGCAGGGAAGCCCCGCGCCGCTCAAAACCGTAAGCGGGAATGGATTGGCCGTAAATTTTCCCGAACCGGCGCATGGCACAGAAGCTCGGATGCCATGACCGCTCCTTGTCCGGCCCCTTCCGAACCGTATTGGCTTCACCCCTCCTCCTCCTCTCGCAGATGTCTTTTCCAGCACCGATATTGTACTAACATTGTCACTATTTTGAATATTAATCGGTTTACGTTTTTCGCCAAAAAACTTGCGGCCAACGGCAAACCAAGGCGTTCATACGCTAGCGAAGCAGCTTTTTGGCCAGCATGTAGCCGGACGCGCCGTGAAGGGCAGAGCCGGGGAACGTCGCCGCTCCGATCATGTACAGATTTTGTATCGGCGTTTCGTACCGCGAGTAGCCGGGGAACGGGCGGAACATGAAGTTTTGATCCATCTGGTGGCTGCCGGCCACGATGCATCCTTCGCGCAGATTCGGATTCTCCCGCTCCAAGTCTTTCGGTGACATCACATGACGGGCCAACACCTTGTTTTCAATTCCCGGCGCATATTGGGCGATTTTTTTCATCAGTCGGTCGGCATACTGTTCCTTGATCTCATCCCAGTCAGTCCCTTTGATCTCACCGGCGAGGTCACCTTTGATCCGATAAGGCACACTGCGCACCTGGACCCACAGCGTGTGCTTGCCGGCCGGTGCACGCGTCGGATCCACCGCACTCTGCTGCCCGATGATGACGAGCGGACTGTCGGGCAAAAGGCCGACATCGCTTGCATAGGCAGTCCGGACGATATCTTCCGTATACGGTGCTAAGTGAAGGTAACAGGCGTTGGCCAGCTCTTTTCCGGCCGCCCAGTCCGGCTCCCCGTCAAGGGCAAGATCCATCTTAAACGTGGCGTCGCCGAACCGGTAGCGTTTCACTTTCTTGATAAACCCGGCGGGAAGATGCTCTTCCCCGATCAAGTTGAGGTACAACTGTTTCGGTTCCAGACAAGCGATGACGGCTTTTTTGGCCTCAACCGTCTTGTCCGCGGTCTCCACGCCAACCGACCGATTGCCTACAATGCGGATTTTTTGCACCGGCGAATCGGTAAAAATATGACCGCCATACGCTTCCACCAGCTTGCCCAAGGCTTCCACCAGCTTACCGCTCCCCCCTTCCGGAACCGGATTGCCCAGTACTTGCAGGGCGGCGATGGTGGAGTAGGCGAACATGGAGCCGAAGGCCGTGTTGGGACCGAAATCCGGATGGTACGCCCAGGCCGTGTACCAGGACCGCACTTTCTCGCTCTGAAAATAAGCCTCGGCCATGTGTTTGGGCGTTCGCGCCAGCATCTGCACAAACTCGAAAAAGCGCTCCTTTTTCAGCTTCCGGTAAATCTGATAGACCGCCTTGAAACTGGCAAACGAAGGGATCTCGTTGTAGAGAAACGCGCCGAATCCCTGCTGAGCCGCCCCAAACAACTCGAGCAGTTCTTCCCAAACCTGCGCGTCCTGCTTGGACTGCCTCGCGATGCTTTGCAGCGTCTTGGAGATGTCCGAGTAACAGGAAACGCTGTCTCCGTCGGGAAAGAGGCTGGCGAAAGAATGCGATGCGATTTTATACCGTAAACCGTGTTTTTCCAGTTCTTTTCCCAATTCCTGATAAATCGGGGAGCCGTAAAACAGGACATGCGAGGCTGCAAACGGATCGTGTTTGAAGCCCGGCAGGGTGAGTTCGCGCGTCTGGACCGCACCGCCAATCATGCTGTTGCGTTCTACCACGGCAACTTTCCAACCTGCGCGGGCCAGATAGGCTGCCGCAATCAGACCGTTGTGTCCTGAACCAATAATAACCGCATCGTAGGCACTCATTGGTATGTCCTCCCTTCAGAGAATCTGTGTTTTACCATTTCCTTGTAGTACGCTCCCGAAAATCGCAACAAGTATGTTATGTTTGACGGAAAATCTCACATTGAAGAGAGATATGTTCTCATCCGATTCCCCCTCCTCCTTTCCATTTGTCACCCGTAAACAGCCAACTCCAAGCGGTGCAAACTTTTTTGTAACGAGATTACCAAATTTTCTGGCGTGTGACATATTAACCAATTAACGTTTCTTTTGAGAAAAACGTCGGTCTTCCTCCCGCGGGGCCGCTCGAATGAAGCAACATGCACATAATTTACGCCGTTCCACTCGTCGCTCATGACGCACTTTGCAAGCGACTCAGCCCGGATGAGATCCGACAGGACAATGAATGGATCAGCATGGAGCAAGAAGAGAGTGATCATTCGGATGATCCGGACAAAGGAGATCAGGTCGCGGCGCTCATCAGCCCTCGGCATGACTTTCACCTGCAAGATGGCGCCCATGCTGCACACATTTTAAAACCCTAGAGTTTCCAAACTCTAGGGTTTTAAAATCTATATTTTTCTAGCCCTGTATTTAGGTATAAACAAAACGGCCATCGATGCGATGATGCCTGCAAGAGCAAAGACATAGAAGTTCCAGGAAAGATCCAATTTCCAAGTCATAAACAACCCGCCAAGCAAAGGGCCTATAATAGCCCCTATTCTACCGAACCCAAGTGCCCACCCCAAAGCTGTAGCCCGATTTTCCGCACTGAAATATTTGGAAATGTATGCGTTTAAAATCAGTGTGGTTCCAATCGTCCCAAAACCGGCGATGCCTACAAGGCTATAAACAACCACCATCGATGATTTTACGCTTAACAAAGCGATTGAAATTCCCGCCAGTAAATATGAAATACTGATGACTTTTTGCGATCCCCAGCGATCTGCTGCAGCACCAGCTACCATACCACCTATTGCTGCTGAAAGGTTAAGCACCAATAGGAATCCTATACTGGAGCCAAGCGGGTAACCTGCCTGTTTCATCATTTTCGGCAACCATGTACCCAAACCATAAATCATCAACAAGCCCATAAAAAAGGTGATCCAGAAGAATACAGTGGCGCGAATATTCTGTCTTGAAAAGAGTGCAGTTACCGCACTGAATTTATTTTTGGACTCAGCTCCTTGATTCGACTGGTATTCTGTTATGGACTCGATAGAAATGTTGAATCGATTAGCAATATTTTCTGCCTCAGTATATCTCTTTTTAGCAATGAGAAAACCAATAGATTCAGGCAAAAATTTGAGAATGAAAGGAACAAAGAGAATAGGTACAGCACCAATCCAAAACATCAACCGCCAACCATACTCTTGCAGGAAAAACATTGAAAGCAAAGCCGCAAGCACACCGCCAATCGAGTATCCCGAATACATGAAGGCATACATCATTGACCGGCGTTTAACAGGCGTATATTCAATGGTAAGGGCAGAAGCTGTCGGAATCAAACCGCCGCATCCAATCCCCGCAATAAAGCGATATAATCCGAACATCTCAGGAGAAGATGCCATCGCGGCCAAACTCATCATTACGGAAAATAGGGATACGCAGAATGCCAATGTCTTTTTGCGACCAATAAGGTCCGTAATAGTTCCCACGCACACTGCTCCTACAAGCATTCCAATGAGAGCATAACTTCCAATCGCACCTGCTTGTGCAGGAGACAAGGACCATTCTTTATATTCCATTAACGCTGGTAGTACGGCACCATAGATCCCCAGGTCATAACCCTCTCCGAATATCGTAAACCAACATATGCCTACAACGAGCAAAGTGATAGCAGGCATAGATTTATCTGCCTGTTTGGTCAATTCCGGCTGAGAGTGCATTTCAATTGATACATGATCCGTAACTGCAGATTGTAACTTTTGGCTCATACAATCAACCCCTAGGAAAATTGTTTCTTAACTTTGAATTTATAAGCTAACTTAAGATAAGAAAGTTACTATCAAAACTTAAACAAACAGGTGAATGTTGGATTATTTTTAAAATTCATACATTTATCGTGCCAAATTTTAGGCTAGACTATTGTAAAGTGTTTAACGTTAGAGAAACTTTTTTGTCGTACTACAGTGCATTCGAACATCAGCATGACACTGTGTCCCCAGAAGATTCGCGTTTAGTTTATAGACTCGTAGCGAACTGTTCAGAAGACCCTACTTACCTCTAATAATCGTGAACTTAACCTCATTTCGAATACGGCTGTTGCCGGAACTGTTCCGCCCCAAAATCGTCGGCTTGTTCCAAACGCTGCATCTTGAACTTTGGCAAGGTTTCGTTGGATTTGTTAACAGCTGGTGATTGTGATTTCGGATCACCGCCGGCGGTTACTCTTTGACCGTAAATTCGATGGAACCGAGTCCGTCCCATTTGGCGGAAACGACATCGCCGACGGTCAACGGCTGCGCTCCCGTAATGCCCCCGGTTAAGATCGGTTGGCCTGCATGAAGCTTCCGCCCTCGGCGGGAGAGCATGTTGGCCAACATTGCGACGGAATGGGCCGGATGTCCCAGAACGGCCGCCCCTGCGCCCAAATCTCTCAACTCTCCGTTGATGGAGAGGGTAACTCCGATAAGATCAAGTTCCAGCTCATCCGGTCTTCGCAGCCTCGATCCGATAAATACCCGGGAAGCGGAGGTGTTGTCTGCGATCACGTCGGGAAGGGAAAACTGAAAGTTCCGGTAGCGGCTGTCGATAATCTCCAGGGCGGGAACAACGTATTCCGTGGCAGCCAAAACTTGAGCGCCCGTAACTCCCGGGCCTTCGACATCCTTGCCGAGGATGAACGCGATTTCCGCTTCCACTTTCGGATGAATCAATTCACGGAAAGAAAGGGACCCGCTGTCAACAGCCATGTAATCAAAGATGTATCCGTAGATC comes from Effusibacillus pohliae DSM 22757 and encodes:
- a CDS encoding 2-keto-4-pentenoate hydratase, which produces MLAERSYRSLAQLLVDAELNRQEAVKLTAEYPDLSVEDAYRIQDELVAIKREQGHKVIGLKMGFTSRAKMKQMNIHEPIYGYIFDYMAVDSGSLSFRELIHPKVEAEIAFILGKDVEGPGVTGAQVLAATEYVVPALEIIDSRYRNFQFSLPDVIADNTSASRVFIGSRLRRPDELELDLIGVTLSINGELRDLGAGAAVLGHPAHSVAMLANMLSRRGRKLHAGQPILTGGITGAQPLTVGDVVSAKWDGLGSIEFTVKE
- a CDS encoding phytoene desaturase family protein, which codes for MSAYDAVIIGSGHNGLIAAAYLARAGWKVAVVERNSMIGGAVQTRELTLPGFKHDPFAASHVLFYGSPIYQELGKELEKHGLRYKIASHSFASLFPDGDSVSCYSDISKTLQSIARQSKQDAQVWEELLELFGAAQQGFGAFLYNEIPSFASFKAVYQIYRKLKKERFFEFVQMLARTPKHMAEAYFQSEKVRSWYTAWAYHPDFGPNTAFGSMFAYSTIAALQVLGNPVPEGGSGKLVEALGKLVEAYGGHIFTDSPVQKIRIVGNRSVGVETADKTVEAKKAVIACLEPKQLYLNLIGEEHLPAGFIKKVKRYRFGDATFKMDLALDGEPDWAAGKELANACYLHLAPYTEDIVRTAYASDVGLLPDSPLVIIGQQSAVDPTRAPAGKHTLWVQVRSVPYRIKGDLAGEIKGTDWDEIKEQYADRLMKKIAQYAPGIENKVLARHVMSPKDLERENPNLREGCIVAGSHQMDQNFMFRPFPGYSRYETPIQNLYMIGAATFPGSALHGASGYMLAKKLLR
- a CDS encoding cyclase family protein encodes the protein MSATTKELLTDLLAQIVSGGVEVIDLAQPLNEQTPVIRLPEPYANTGGFTYHRLSDYDEAGPAWYWNDFTAGEHVGTHFDAPRHWISGKGKNGVDTMPVEHMIGEACVVDVTRQCAENPDFLLSVEDILAFEAEHGRIPERAWFILYTGWGKYGQNPEKFFNIGEDGMPHTPGISVEASKFLAYERNVLGVGVETVGTDAGIAATFDPPFPTHYYMHEANRYGLAQLTNVDKLPARGAIVIATPLKITDGSGSPVRPIALVPKK
- a CDS encoding MFS transporter encodes the protein MEMHSQPELTKQADKSMPAITLLVVGICWFTIFGEGYDLGIYGAVLPALMEYKEWSLSPAQAGAIGSYALIGMLVGAVCVGTITDLIGRKKTLAFCVSLFSVMMSLAAMASSPEMFGLYRFIAGIGCGGLIPTASALTIEYTPVKRRSMMYAFMYSGYSIGGVLAALLSMFFLQEYGWRLMFWIGAVPILFVPFILKFLPESIGFLIAKKRYTEAENIANRFNISIESITEYQSNQGAESKNKFSAVTALFSRQNIRATVFFWITFFMGLLMIYGLGTWLPKMMKQAGYPLGSSIGFLLVLNLSAAIGGMVAGAAADRWGSQKVISISYLLAGISIALLSVKSSMVVVYSLVGIAGFGTIGTTLILNAYISKYFSAENRATALGWALGFGRIGAIIGPLLGGLFMTWKLDLSWNFYVFALAGIIASMAVLFIPKYRARKI